In the Methylomonas rhizoryzae genome, one interval contains:
- the mnmG gene encoding tRNA uridine-5-carboxymethylaminomethyl(34) synthesis enzyme MnmG — protein MKFQKDFDVIVVGGGHAGTEAALAAARCGAQTLLLTQNIETLGQMSCNPAIGGIGKGHLVKEVDALGGIMAQAIDKGGIQFRILNASKGPAVRATRAQADRQLYKQAVRTALENQPNLALFQQTVSDLLVQGERVIGVKTQMGLEFNAQAVVLTAGTFLGGRIHIGLDNYSGGRAGDAASIALAERLRELPFRVGRLKTGTPPRIDGRTIDYAKLQEQHGDIPLPVFSFLGSRDQHPKQICCHITRTNEQTHDIIRSGLDRSPMYSGIIEGVGPRYCPSIEDKVVRFAERDSHQIFVEPEGLTTNEVYPNGVSTSLPFDVQYRFIRTMLGFENAEIVRPGYAIEYDFFDPRDLKASLETKYMHGLFFAGQINGTTGYEEAAAQGLIAGLNAARLSKGLESWCPGREEAYIGVMIDDLITRGTSEPYRMFTSRAEYRLQLREDNADLRLTEKGRELGLVDDSRWQRFEEKREAIANLQGKLAKKWIRAESDEAGLAEQYWGKKLLKEASLMDMLRRPEVDVENLLRFTDEIEVAEDVAEQVAIQAKYAGYIDRQQTEINRTQRYEHWRLPENVDYSLVSGLSNEVSEKLKKQRPETLGQASRIPGVTPAAISLLLVHLKKKSA, from the coding sequence GTGAAATTCCAGAAAGACTTTGACGTAATCGTAGTCGGCGGCGGTCACGCCGGCACAGAGGCAGCGCTGGCGGCGGCCCGTTGCGGCGCGCAGACCTTGTTGTTGACGCAAAATATTGAAACCCTGGGGCAAATGAGCTGCAACCCGGCGATAGGCGGCATAGGCAAGGGGCATTTGGTCAAGGAAGTCGACGCTTTGGGCGGCATCATGGCGCAAGCCATCGACAAAGGCGGCATACAATTTCGCATCTTGAACGCCAGCAAAGGGCCGGCGGTGCGGGCGACGCGTGCCCAAGCCGACCGCCAGCTTTATAAGCAAGCGGTGCGGACCGCGCTGGAAAATCAACCCAATCTGGCTTTGTTTCAGCAAACCGTATCCGACTTGCTGGTGCAGGGCGAACGGGTGATAGGGGTCAAGACTCAAATGGGCTTGGAATTCAACGCTCAAGCCGTTGTGCTGACTGCCGGCACGTTTTTAGGCGGGCGCATTCACATCGGCCTGGACAACTACAGCGGCGGACGCGCCGGCGATGCGGCCTCTATCGCCTTGGCGGAACGCTTGCGCGAGTTGCCGTTTCGGGTCGGTAGGCTAAAGACCGGGACGCCGCCGCGCATTGACGGTCGCACCATCGATTATGCCAAGCTGCAAGAACAGCATGGCGATATCCCGCTGCCGGTGTTCTCCTTTCTGGGTAGTCGCGATCAGCACCCGAAGCAAATCTGCTGCCATATCACTCGTACCAATGAGCAAACTCACGACATCATTCGCTCGGGGTTGGATAGGTCGCCGATGTATTCGGGTATCATCGAAGGCGTCGGTCCGCGTTATTGTCCGTCGATAGAGGATAAAGTCGTGCGGTTTGCCGAGCGCGACTCTCATCAGATTTTCGTCGAGCCGGAGGGGCTGACTACCAACGAGGTGTATCCGAACGGGGTGTCGACCAGTTTGCCGTTTGACGTGCAGTACCGTTTTATCCGTACCATGTTGGGGTTCGAGAATGCGGAAATCGTGCGGCCCGGTTACGCCATCGAATACGATTTTTTCGATCCGCGCGATTTGAAAGCCTCGTTGGAAACCAAGTATATGCACGGCTTGTTTTTTGCCGGGCAAATCAACGGTACCACCGGTTACGAGGAGGCCGCGGCGCAAGGTTTGATTGCCGGCTTGAACGCCGCCCGTTTGAGCAAAGGCTTGGAAAGCTGGTGTCCGGGCCGGGAAGAAGCGTATATCGGCGTGATGATTGACGATTTGATTACCCGCGGCACTTCGGAGCCTTACCGAATGTTTACCAGTCGGGCCGAATACCGTTTGCAATTGCGCGAGGACAATGCCGATTTGCGCTTGACCGAAAAAGGCCGCGAACTCGGCTTGGTGGATGATAGTCGCTGGCAGCGCTTCGAGGAAAAACGCGAGGCGATTGCCAATTTGCAAGGCAAGCTGGCGAAAAAATGGATACGCGCCGAATCCGACGAAGCGGGGTTGGCCGAACAATACTGGGGTAAAAAATTACTCAAAGAAGCCAGCTTGATGGATATGTTGCGGCGGCCGGAAGTCGACGTAGAGAATCTGCTGCGTTTCACCGACGAAATAGAGGTTGCCGAGGACGTGGCGGAGCAGGTGGCGATACAAGCTAAATACGCGGGCTACATCGACAGGCAACAGACCGAAATCAACCGCACGCAACGTTACGAGCATTGGCGCTTGCCGGAAAATGTCGATTACAGTTTGGTGTCCGGTCTATCCAACGAAGTCAGTGAAAAGTTGAAAAAACAGCGTCCGGAAACCTTGGGCCAAGCGTCGCGCATTCCCGGGGTGACTCCGGCTGCGATTTCGCTGTTGTTGGTTCATTTGAAAAAGAAAAGCGCTTGA
- a CDS encoding PKD domain-containing protein encodes MQLSNTAVGHPRLSHTVLAMMIAANLAIPLQAAEAASPPKISAKAKLDKKLNKLVVNGKIKGITSQTMVNVYDVSDHRLLYSGQSDQKSRFNFQFAQDAIPCGLQIVVGDSKTNLAVRGADKTCKVQPSCAIDGGNRSVSAGSVQTFTVAPGKGKTNKNLTYAWSFGANNPLAEDGTLADAATGSSVSHSFSQPGLYRVSVEGANSGGDSCSDAVTVSVAPAAGSNPYATVAEAAARPKTAAGMPNADGSNDENAYVVFPFEEMGMEGGSQINIPFNPLFPYNAMNAQVVQKIEHKPVLVNSNDISVYYSAAINPTDPAGNDSINSTSQNLFADGIGANFDWDATVAAASTTGETVYKNGHEFTNAIIAKTEFWDKARQPNAGKLTTPTVEKGLSQADTQNSVAGAALIKPDQGIRGNSDSAAGVREMPGIDNPYQANEAKPFDYTGNLFVAQNIPLTNVDDQGRINPYPLLRVEAKTGNQTVAATDGVYTTASETGCVACHYKGEKGSDDKVWRTPVRITELVNADGTLGPATGKGEFPFEGADPDPATFELTDDPIANFKAYGYGPAVHNTFDNKFPLDPSLKMQADGIQLEFDANGIRKDRVAESRWLKPDGSTAETNPTNDPSWKLQIRLAFRDSSYYGEDTWQNREKAARWNTMLMHDYMTPINYRNTRDDIFAEIADDQYTTTRNTVTMCASHHGSTLKLDTGAAALNTTTVLSLWTRTTHAFHGKMQVYKRDVSASEAADGQAHQQGELIRNERGHPIMLGGRGWDPANLDAQGLYLKKDTDGNYTVKQDVLPFYHRNNWAPEQFPAHALGREMLPVGENIAMEENCLTCHTGNTEKSYRDIHHAAGMKCDSCHGGMLAVGQSYPNEMYDGNRTYAGMLGEDDPHSLGASDWRRQWIDEPDCGSCHVGDANLDKDGEAGLNHYFSAGALKQAWLDNDPSAASIFPVNARFAVMPSVETIKEKQTVSGVTSYVDRDISQALYRKSYDVHGSGANGNLYCSTCHGGSHALWPNKDPNANDNLTSKQLQGYDGNIAECSTCHIKDDFKTGLVATAGPRSVAQGYREGEVVAPTGSGNAYLAGPHGMHPVGDPYWYAHAEGAGTNTSKGKHKDELNGGWHNDMAKKPGPDGEDQCAACHGADHKGTRLSRSLVNRELINAKGKTVKIVKDQVIGCDLCHSLQKSFTDVPTGQAQLHKPPEQAAVSSQSGGNGTGGH; translated from the coding sequence ATGCAACTATCGAACACTGCAGTCGGCCACCCCCGGCTAAGTCATACGGTATTGGCAATGATGATCGCGGCCAATCTTGCAATTCCCCTGCAAGCGGCCGAGGCGGCTAGTCCACCTAAGATCAGCGCGAAAGCCAAATTGGACAAAAAACTGAATAAACTGGTCGTCAACGGAAAAATCAAAGGGATTACCTCCCAAACGATGGTCAATGTTTACGACGTTTCTGACCATCGCTTACTGTATTCCGGGCAAAGCGATCAAAAATCGCGGTTTAACTTTCAATTCGCCCAAGACGCCATACCCTGCGGCCTGCAAATCGTAGTCGGCGACAGCAAAACCAACCTCGCGGTGCGTGGCGCCGACAAGACCTGCAAAGTCCAACCGTCTTGCGCCATCGACGGCGGAAACCGTTCTGTCAGCGCCGGTAGCGTGCAAACCTTTACCGTCGCACCCGGCAAGGGCAAAACCAATAAAAATCTGACTTACGCCTGGAGCTTCGGCGCCAACAATCCGCTGGCCGAAGACGGTACGCTAGCCGACGCCGCGACCGGCAGCTCGGTCAGCCATAGTTTCAGTCAACCGGGTTTGTACCGAGTTAGCGTGGAAGGCGCTAATAGCGGCGGCGACAGTTGCAGCGATGCCGTCACAGTGTCGGTCGCCCCGGCCGCGGGCAGCAATCCTTACGCTACCGTGGCCGAAGCGGCCGCCCGCCCCAAAACCGCAGCGGGCATGCCGAATGCGGACGGCAGCAACGACGAAAACGCTTACGTGGTGTTTCCGTTCGAAGAAATGGGCATGGAAGGCGGTAGCCAGATCAACATTCCGTTCAACCCGTTATTCCCGTATAACGCGATGAACGCCCAGGTCGTCCAAAAAATCGAGCACAAACCCGTCCTGGTTAACTCCAACGACATTTCGGTGTATTACTCGGCCGCCATCAATCCAACCGACCCGGCCGGCAACGATTCGATCAACTCCACCAGCCAAAACTTGTTTGCCGACGGCATCGGCGCTAACTTCGACTGGGACGCCACCGTCGCCGCCGCGTCCACGACCGGCGAGACTGTCTATAAAAACGGACACGAATTTACCAACGCCATCATCGCTAAAACCGAGTTTTGGGATAAAGCCCGTCAGCCGAATGCCGGCAAATTGACCACGCCAACGGTAGAAAAAGGCTTATCGCAAGCCGATACCCAAAACAGCGTGGCCGGAGCCGCTTTGATAAAACCCGATCAGGGCATACGCGGCAATTCGGACTCTGCGGCCGGAGTTCGAGAAATGCCGGGCATAGACAATCCCTACCAGGCGAACGAAGCCAAGCCTTTCGATTACACCGGCAATTTATTCGTGGCCCAAAACATCCCGCTAACCAACGTGGACGACCAAGGCCGCATCAACCCCTATCCGCTGTTGCGGGTCGAAGCCAAAACCGGCAACCAAACCGTGGCCGCTACCGACGGCGTGTATACCACCGCCTCCGAAACCGGCTGCGTCGCCTGCCATTACAAAGGCGAGAAAGGGTCGGACGACAAAGTCTGGCGCACCCCGGTCAGGATCACCGAGCTGGTGAATGCGGACGGCACACTGGGCCCGGCCACCGGTAAGGGCGAGTTTCCGTTCGAAGGCGCCGACCCCGATCCGGCGACTTTCGAGCTGACCGACGATCCTATTGCCAACTTTAAAGCTTACGGTTACGGTCCGGCGGTACATAACACCTTCGACAACAAGTTTCCGCTCGATCCCAGCCTGAAAATGCAAGCCGACGGTATTCAACTGGAATTCGACGCCAACGGCATCCGCAAAGACCGGGTAGCGGAATCGCGCTGGCTGAAGCCGGACGGCAGCACCGCTGAGACCAATCCGACTAACGATCCCAGCTGGAAATTGCAAATCCGTCTAGCGTTCAGGGACTCCTCTTACTACGGCGAGGATACCTGGCAAAACCGGGAAAAAGCCGCGCGCTGGAACACCATGTTGATGCACGACTACATGACGCCGATCAATTACCGCAATACCCGCGACGACATCTTCGCCGAAATTGCCGATGATCAGTACACGACCACGCGCAACACGGTCACCATGTGCGCTTCGCACCACGGCAGCACCCTGAAACTGGACACCGGCGCGGCGGCCTTGAACACCACCACGGTGTTATCGCTGTGGACCCGAACCACCCATGCCTTTCACGGCAAGATGCAAGTGTATAAGCGCGACGTCTCAGCCAGCGAAGCGGCGGACGGACAAGCCCATCAACAAGGCGAGCTGATTCGCAACGAGCGCGGCCACCCTATCATGCTCGGAGGCCGCGGCTGGGATCCGGCCAACCTGGACGCGCAAGGCCTGTATCTCAAAAAAGATACCGACGGCAATTACACGGTCAAACAAGACGTATTGCCGTTCTACCATCGCAACAACTGGGCTCCCGAGCAATTTCCCGCTCATGCCTTGGGCCGGGAAATGCTGCCGGTCGGCGAAAATATTGCTATGGAAGAAAACTGCTTGACCTGCCATACTGGCAATACCGAGAAGAGCTACCGCGATATCCACCATGCCGCCGGCATGAAATGCGACAGCTGCCACGGCGGCATGCTGGCGGTCGGCCAAAGCTACCCCAACGAAATGTACGACGGCAACCGCACTTACGCCGGCATGCTGGGCGAGGACGATCCGCATAGTCTGGGCGCGAGCGATTGGCGCCGGCAATGGATAGACGAACCCGATTGCGGCTCCTGCCACGTGGGCGATGCGAATCTGGATAAAGACGGCGAAGCCGGCTTGAATCATTACTTTAGTGCCGGTGCGTTAAAACAAGCCTGGCTGGACAACGACCCGTCGGCCGCATCCATCTTTCCGGTCAACGCCCGCTTTGCGGTGATGCCAAGCGTGGAAACCATCAAGGAAAAACAAACCGTCAGCGGCGTAACCAGCTATGTCGACCGGGACATTTCCCAAGCACTGTACCGGAAAAGTTACGACGTACACGGTAGCGGCGCCAACGGTAATTTGTATTGTTCGACTTGCCACGGCGGCTCGCATGCGCTTTGGCCTAACAAAGACCCGAACGCCAACGACAACCTAACCTCCAAGCAATTACAAGGTTATGACGGCAACATAGCCGAATGCTCGACCTGCCACATCAAGGACGACTTCAAAACCGGTTTGGTGGCCACTGCAGGACCGCGTAGCGTAGCGCAAGGCTATCGGGAAGGCGAAGTCGTCGCGCCGACCGGCTCCGGCAATGCCTACTTGGCCGGACCGCACGGCATGCATCCTGTTGGCGACCCCTACTGGTACGCTCACGCCGAGGGCGCCGGCACCAACACCAGCAAAGGCAAGCACAAGGACGAGCTGAACGGCGGCTGGCATAACGACATGGCCAAAAAACCCGGCCCGGACGGTGAAGACCAATGCGCGGCCTGCCACGGCGCGGACCACAAAGGTACTCGTTTGTCGCGCTCCTTAGTCAATAGGGAGCTGATCAACGCTAAAGGCAAAACCGTCAAGATCGTCAAAGATCAGGTAATAGGATGCGATTTGTGCCATAGCCTGCAAAAAAGCTTCACCGACGTACCGACCGGCCAAGCGCAACTGCACAAGCCACCGGAGCAAGCCGCCGTGAGCAGCCAATCCGGCGGTAACGGAACCGGCGGACATTAA
- a CDS encoding ParA family protein, protein MAKIIAVTNQKGGVGKTTTSVNLAAAFAATKRKVLLVDLDPQGNAAMGCGVDKDNIEHSSCELLLEEVSVGRVVIQNPELGFDLIPGNADLTAAEVQLMSAQHRERRLADALLPVKAQYDYVLIDCPPSLNMLTVNAMVAADSVLIPMQCEYYALEGLSSLMATLRNIRDSVNSGLVLEGILRTMVDNRSRLGKDVSDQLLEYFGDKVFRTTIPRNIRLAEAPSHGVPVLAYDKSSRGAVAYIALAGEMIRREKAAKK, encoded by the coding sequence ATGGCTAAAATTATTGCCGTCACCAATCAAAAAGGCGGGGTGGGTAAAACCACGACCAGCGTCAATTTGGCGGCGGCCTTCGCGGCCACCAAGCGCAAGGTGCTGTTGGTGGACCTCGACCCGCAAGGCAATGCGGCTATGGGGTGCGGGGTCGACAAGGACAATATCGAGCATTCCAGCTGCGAGCTGTTACTGGAGGAAGTGTCGGTCGGGCGGGTGGTGATCCAAAATCCGGAACTGGGTTTCGATCTGATTCCCGGTAATGCCGATCTGACCGCCGCTGAAGTGCAATTGATGAGCGCTCAGCACCGGGAGCGGCGGCTGGCGGATGCTTTGTTGCCGGTTAAGGCGCAATACGATTACGTGTTGATCGATTGCCCGCCGTCGCTGAATATGCTGACGGTAAACGCCATGGTCGCCGCGGATAGCGTGTTGATCCCCATGCAATGCGAATACTATGCCTTGGAGGGTTTGTCGTCGCTAATGGCGACCTTGCGCAATATTCGCGACTCGGTGAATTCGGGTTTGGTTTTGGAGGGCATTTTGCGGACGATGGTCGACAACCGCAGTCGCTTGGGCAAAGATGTATCCGACCAGTTGCTGGAGTATTTCGGCGATAAAGTGTTTCGGACTACGATACCGCGAAATATCCGGTTGGCGGAAGCTCCCAGTCACGGGGTGCCGGTGCTGGCTTATGATAAGTCCTCTCGCGGTGCGGTGGCGTATATCGCATTGGCGGGCGAAATGATCAGACGAGAAAAAGCAGCGAAAAAATGA
- a CDS encoding DUF7230 family protein, translating to MKKQRKAKLGGASPVNNPVAKFAGRFNKAQIFADKRQYRRKAKHPGAEPFAIVSAEAIAKGSAATRSTGAAL from the coding sequence ATGAAAAAACAACGCAAAGCCAAACTCGGCGGCGCTAGCCCCGTCAATAACCCGGTCGCCAAGTTCGCCGGACGCTTCAACAAGGCACAAATTTTCGCCGACAAGCGCCAATACCGCCGCAAAGCCAAGCACCCCGGCGCGGAGCCTTTTGCAATCGTTTCAGCCGAGGCGATTGCAAAAGGCTCTGCCGCGACGCGCAGCACCGGTGCGGCACTCTGA
- a CDS encoding Lon protease family protein: MLEQLKLPASALKLAVDTNDLVLPHAVRPQGIVGQPRAQAALAFGMAMKAPGYNIFVMGESGTGRLSLVSQYLTGFAEQQDRPLCYAYVDNFENPREPVLVELPSGEGHEFCKDIEKLIDNVLATFPAAFESPSYQQKRTAIERRFNQRYNAALDSVDDKAREVGVVLYRDSDSISFLPIRDNKALDDEQFAVLPQSERDAFHQHTEQLEEYLGEVLLELPQWRRELADALRQLDTDTIKQALEPLFTSLNDKYQNVDDVITYLAEIEKNLGNTVGDILLPNRNPDNREHAAKRLQLIEQYLPNILVDYKHDDSGAPVVYEPHPTYQNLFGRIEYQNDQGTLVTHYRRICPGSLHRANGGYLILDAEKILTYPFVWEGLKRALKAGKIEIESPYSELGVNTITLKPEVIPLNVKIVLVGARDTYYLLEELDSEFNEMFRVLADFDDYLNRNPDNLAQFSQLMLNHARDAGTQPLTDAALLRLIEHSCRVAEHQQRLSAHVNQCLEIIVEANLWARQTHAPNIDQAQIELALKAREQRNGRIAEAILEEMLDGTILIDTAGDAVGKVNGLTVIDIGDSSFGAPARITATVHPGSRGIVDIEREVELGQPIHSKGVMILTGYLGHCYAQQFPLAISASIAMEQSYGYIDGDSASLAELCCLISALTRIPIKQGIALTGSINQYGEVQAIGGVNEKIEGFFKLCAARGLTGQQAVIIPASNKPNLMLNQEVIDAVGKGLFAVYTVTSVDETLCLLMNREAGVADAEGNYPQGTINFEAVARLKQISEMTQDDGEAGET, encoded by the coding sequence ATGTTGGAACAATTGAAATTGCCGGCCTCAGCGCTCAAGCTGGCCGTAGACACAAACGACTTGGTGTTGCCGCACGCCGTGCGACCGCAAGGCATAGTCGGCCAACCGCGCGCGCAAGCGGCGCTAGCCTTCGGCATGGCCATGAAGGCGCCCGGCTACAACATATTCGTGATGGGCGAATCCGGGACCGGCCGTTTATCCTTGGTCAGTCAATACCTGACCGGTTTCGCCGAACAGCAAGACAGACCCTTGTGCTACGCCTACGTCGACAACTTCGAAAACCCGCGCGAGCCGGTGTTGGTGGAGCTACCGTCCGGCGAAGGCCATGAATTTTGCAAAGACATAGAAAAGCTGATAGACAACGTGCTGGCCACCTTCCCGGCCGCTTTCGAAAGCCCGAGTTACCAGCAAAAGCGCACCGCCATAGAGCGCCGATTCAACCAGCGCTATAACGCCGCGCTCGACTCGGTAGACGACAAAGCGCGCGAAGTCGGTGTAGTGTTGTACCGCGATAGCGACAGCATCAGCTTTTTACCGATACGCGACAACAAAGCCCTGGACGACGAACAATTCGCGGTATTGCCGCAAAGCGAACGCGACGCCTTTCACCAACACACCGAACAATTGGAAGAATATCTGGGCGAGGTATTGTTGGAATTGCCCCAGTGGCGGCGCGAACTGGCCGACGCATTGCGCCAATTGGACACCGACACGATCAAGCAAGCCTTAGAACCTTTGTTCACCTCGTTGAACGACAAATACCAAAACGTCGACGACGTCATCACCTATCTGGCGGAAATCGAGAAAAACCTGGGCAATACCGTCGGCGACATCCTGCTGCCCAACCGCAACCCCGATAACAGAGAGCATGCGGCCAAACGCCTGCAGCTGATAGAACAATATCTGCCCAACATCCTGGTCGATTACAAACACGACGACAGCGGTGCCCCGGTGGTCTACGAGCCGCATCCCACTTACCAGAATCTGTTCGGGCGCATCGAATATCAAAACGATCAAGGCACTCTGGTCACCCATTACCGGCGCATCTGCCCCGGTTCGCTGCACCGCGCCAACGGCGGCTATCTGATATTGGACGCCGAAAAAATCCTGACCTACCCCTTCGTCTGGGAAGGTTTGAAGCGCGCTTTGAAAGCCGGCAAAATCGAGATCGAATCGCCGTACTCGGAGTTAGGCGTCAATACCATTACCCTGAAACCCGAGGTGATTCCGCTCAACGTCAAAATCGTACTGGTCGGCGCGCGCGACACCTATTACCTGTTGGAAGAGCTGGATAGCGAATTCAATGAAATGTTTCGGGTCTTGGCGGATTTCGACGATTATCTCAACCGCAATCCGGACAACTTGGCCCAATTCAGCCAATTAATGCTGAACCACGCCCGCGACGCAGGCACCCAACCCTTAACCGACGCCGCATTGCTGCGCTTGATCGAACACAGCTGCCGCGTGGCGGAACACCAGCAGCGCTTGTCGGCCCATGTCAATCAATGCCTGGAAATCATCGTCGAAGCCAATTTATGGGCCCGGCAGACCCACGCCCCCAACATCGACCAAGCGCAAATCGAGTTGGCGCTCAAGGCCCGCGAACAACGCAACGGCCGTATCGCCGAAGCCATACTGGAAGAAATGCTGGACGGCACCATTTTGATAGACACCGCCGGCGACGCGGTCGGCAAGGTCAACGGCCTGACCGTAATCGATATCGGCGACAGCAGTTTCGGCGCGCCGGCCCGCATCACCGCCACCGTGCATCCCGGTTCGCGCGGCATCGTCGACATCGAGCGCGAAGTGGAATTGGGACAACCCATACACTCCAAAGGCGTGATGATATTGACCGGTTATCTAGGTCATTGCTACGCCCAGCAATTTCCGCTGGCCATTTCCGCCAGTATCGCGATGGAGCAATCCTACGGTTACATCGACGGCGACAGCGCTTCGCTAGCCGAACTGTGCTGCTTGATTTCGGCGCTGACCCGGATTCCGATCAAACAAGGCATTGCACTGACCGGCTCGATCAACCAATACGGCGAAGTTCAAGCCATCGGCGGCGTCAACGAAAAAATCGAAGGCTTTTTCAAGCTCTGCGCGGCCCGCGGCCTGACCGGGCAGCAAGCCGTGATCATCCCCGCCTCGAACAAACCGAATTTGATGCTGAACCAGGAAGTTATAGACGCCGTCGGCAAAGGCCTGTTTGCGGTTTACACGGTCACCAGCGTTGATGAAACCCTATGTTTGTTGATGAATAGAGAAGCCGGGGTAGCCGACGCCGAAGGCAACTATCCCCAAGGTACCATCAATTTCGAAGCGGTGGCGCGCCTGAAACAAATCTCCGAAATGACCCAGGACGACGGCGAAGCCGGCGAAACCTAA
- the rsmG gene encoding 16S rRNA (guanine(527)-N(7))-methyltransferase RsmG, with the protein MTACRVRLADGLAALGLSLSERQQTQLYDFVKLIEKWNKAYNLTAVRDPLQMVDLHILDSLTVLPHLKPPKVADVGTGAGLPGIPLAICLPEFQFVLIDTNSKKTRFVRQAVLELKLRNVEVVHGRVEELRLQPLCSTVICRAFAAMSDILKLSGHLLAENGVLLAMKGQLPEDELIMLNSQYAVLPLSVPGVEAERCLIRLEKAAHG; encoded by the coding sequence ATGACGGCTTGCCGGGTAAGATTGGCCGACGGGCTGGCGGCTCTGGGGCTAAGCCTGTCCGAACGGCAGCAGACGCAACTTTATGATTTCGTTAAGTTGATCGAGAAGTGGAACAAGGCTTACAACCTGACTGCGGTGCGCGATCCGCTGCAAATGGTCGATCTGCATATTTTGGATAGTCTGACGGTGCTGCCTCACCTTAAGCCGCCGAAGGTGGCGGATGTCGGTACCGGCGCGGGTTTGCCGGGAATTCCGCTGGCGATATGTTTGCCGGAATTTCAATTTGTACTGATCGATACCAATTCGAAGAAAACCCGTTTCGTCCGGCAAGCGGTATTGGAGTTGAAGTTGCGCAATGTCGAAGTCGTGCACGGGCGGGTCGAGGAATTACGGCTGCAACCCTTATGCTCTACCGTCATCTGCCGGGCGTTCGCGGCCATGAGCGACATACTGAAATTAAGCGGTCATCTGTTGGCGGAAAACGGCGTGCTTTTGGCCATGAAAGGGCAGCTGCCCGAAGACGAGTTAATCATGTTGAATTCGCAATATGCTGTACTACCACTTTCCGTGCCCGGTGTCGAAGCCGAGCGGTGTTTAATTCGATTGGAGAAGGCTGCACATGGCTAA
- the ribA gene encoding GTP cyclohydrolase II — protein sequence MKASIEDKVRTRIPTKHGEFILHYYSNTLDDKEHVALVKGEVADKNNVPVRIHSECFTGDVFGSRRCDCGEQLDMALDIINQTGYGVLIYLRQEGRGIGLLKKLQAYNLQDQGLDTVDANIHLGHLADERQYDIAALILNALKVRSIRLITNNPQKIDELTKLGIQVSERIPIQTHVHHDNLGYLKTKMERMRHLLKVPDKK from the coding sequence GTGAAAGCAAGCATAGAAGACAAAGTTCGAACCCGGATTCCCACCAAACACGGCGAATTCATTCTGCACTACTACAGCAACACCCTGGACGACAAAGAGCACGTCGCTTTAGTCAAGGGCGAAGTAGCCGACAAAAACAACGTACCGGTGCGCATCCACTCCGAATGCTTCACCGGCGACGTATTCGGCTCGCGGCGTTGCGATTGCGGCGAACAACTGGACATGGCTTTGGACATCATCAACCAAACCGGTTACGGGGTACTGATCTATCTGCGCCAAGAAGGCCGCGGCATAGGCTTGTTGAAAAAACTGCAAGCTTACAACTTGCAGGATCAAGGCCTGGATACCGTGGATGCCAACATCCACTTGGGCCATTTGGCGGACGAACGCCAATACGACATCGCCGCGTTGATTTTGAACGCACTCAAAGTCCGTTCGATCCGGCTGATTACCAACAATCCGCAGAAAATCGACGAATTGACCAAACTCGGGATCCAGGTAAGCGAGCGAATTCCCATTCAAACCCACGTACATCACGACAATCTCGGCTATCTGAAAACCAAGATGGAACGCATGCGCCACTTACTGAAAGTGCCGGACAAAAAATAG